In Paraburkholderia caribensis, a single window of DNA contains:
- the pncA gene encoding bifunctional nicotinamidase/pyrazinamidase — protein MKDARDVLLVVDVQNDFMPAGALAVARGDEIVPLVNQLARRFSHVVLTQDWHPPSHVSFAANHAGRQPFERMTLPYGEQVLWPTHCVQNTPGAMLHAALDIPHARAVIRKGHHAGVDSYSAFLEADRTTPTGLAGYLRDTGVTRVWCCGLATDYCVAWSALDARAAGFEVVVIEDATRAIDLNGSLDKAWREMRAAGVERVQSADLLV, from the coding sequence ATGAAAGATGCCCGTGACGTTCTGCTCGTCGTCGATGTGCAGAACGACTTCATGCCGGCCGGCGCGCTCGCCGTCGCGCGCGGCGACGAAATCGTGCCGCTCGTGAACCAGCTCGCGCGGCGCTTCAGCCACGTTGTACTGACGCAGGACTGGCATCCGCCGTCGCATGTTTCGTTTGCCGCGAATCATGCAGGCCGCCAGCCGTTCGAGAGGATGACCCTGCCGTACGGCGAGCAGGTGCTGTGGCCGACGCACTGTGTGCAGAACACGCCAGGCGCCATGCTGCACGCGGCGCTCGATATTCCGCATGCGCGCGCCGTGATTCGCAAGGGGCATCACGCGGGTGTCGACAGCTATTCGGCGTTTCTCGAAGCCGATCGCACGACGCCGACGGGACTTGCCGGCTATCTGCGCGATACGGGCGTGACGCGCGTGTGGTGCTGCGGGCTCGCGACCGACTATTGCGTCGCGTGGTCGGCGCTCGACGCGCGCGCGGCGGGCTTCGAGGTCGTCGTCATCGAAGACGCGACCCGCGCAATCGATCTGAACGGTTCGCTCGACAAGGCTTGGCGCGAGATGCGCGCCGCCGGCGTCGAACGCGTGCAATCGGCGGACTTGCTTGTCTGA
- a CDS encoding 3-hydroxyacyl-CoA dehydrogenase NAD-binding domain-containing protein yields MAVDYTTHDGVAVITLNNPPVNGLGLSTRKGIVEGVERAQADPAIKAIVLTGAGKAFSGGADITEFNTPKALQEPTLMTVIKAVEGSAKPVVAAIHSVAMGGGLELALGAHYRVAAPGAQIALPEVKLGILPGAGGTQRLPRALGLEAALNMIVSGTPVMSEKLAGTPIFDALIEGDLMEGALAFARKVGAQSGPHPKIRDRKIEHPNAAGFIQFARNSVAAVAKQYPAPHKCIDAVEAGVLKGFEQGMKVERECFLALVQTPESRALRHAFFGERAASKIPDVPSDTPVRDIKKVAVIGAGTMGGGIAMNFINAGLPVMLLETKQDALDRGLATIRKNYEATVKKGKLTIDALEQRIALITPTLSYDDLKDADLIIEAVFEELGVKEQVFKRLDEVAKPGAILASNTSTLDLNRIAAFTKRPQDVVGMHFFSPANVMKLLEVVRGKDTAKDVLATVMKLAKKIKKTAVVSGVCDGFIGNRMIEQYIRQALFMLEEGALPAQVDKAIEKFGFAMGPFRMSDLAGNDIGWAIRKRRYQEHPDMHYSKIADRLCETGRFGQKTGGGWYDYKAGDRNAYPSKQIDEMIVAYSKELGVERRKLSDDEIVERLVFALVNEGAKILDEGIASKPSDIDMVYLTGYGFPLWRGGPMLYADTVGFYNVERAIRRYAAQPNGDAWQIAAGIVERAAQGRGFNS; encoded by the coding sequence ATGGCAGTGGACTACACGACACACGACGGCGTCGCCGTCATCACGCTGAATAATCCCCCCGTCAACGGCCTCGGCCTGTCGACGCGCAAGGGCATCGTCGAAGGCGTCGAGCGCGCGCAGGCCGATCCCGCCATCAAGGCGATCGTGCTGACGGGCGCGGGCAAGGCCTTCTCGGGCGGCGCCGACATCACCGAATTCAACACGCCGAAAGCGCTCCAGGAACCGACGCTAATGACAGTCATCAAGGCTGTCGAAGGCAGCGCGAAGCCCGTCGTCGCGGCGATCCACAGCGTCGCGATGGGCGGCGGACTGGAACTCGCGCTCGGCGCGCACTATCGCGTGGCGGCGCCCGGCGCGCAGATCGCGCTGCCCGAAGTGAAGCTCGGCATCCTGCCCGGCGCGGGCGGCACGCAGCGTCTGCCGCGCGCGCTCGGACTGGAAGCCGCGCTCAACATGATCGTGTCGGGCACGCCCGTGATGTCCGAGAAGCTCGCGGGCACGCCGATTTTCGATGCGCTGATCGAAGGCGATCTGATGGAAGGCGCGCTGGCGTTCGCGCGCAAGGTCGGCGCGCAAAGCGGTCCGCATCCGAAGATTCGCGACCGCAAGATCGAGCATCCGAACGCCGCGGGCTTCATCCAGTTCGCGCGCAACAGCGTCGCGGCCGTCGCGAAGCAGTATCCGGCGCCGCACAAGTGCATCGACGCCGTCGAGGCGGGCGTGCTCAAGGGCTTCGAGCAAGGCATGAAGGTGGAGCGCGAGTGCTTCCTCGCGCTCGTACAGACGCCCGAAAGCCGTGCGCTGCGCCATGCCTTCTTCGGCGAGCGCGCGGCGAGCAAGATTCCCGATGTGCCGTCCGACACGCCCGTACGCGACATCAAGAAGGTGGCGGTGATCGGCGCGGGCACGATGGGCGGCGGCATCGCGATGAACTTCATCAACGCGGGCTTGCCCGTCATGCTGCTCGAAACGAAGCAGGACGCGCTCGATCGCGGTCTGGCTACGATCCGCAAGAACTACGAGGCGACCGTCAAGAAAGGCAAGCTGACGATAGACGCGCTCGAGCAGCGCATCGCGCTGATCACGCCGACGCTCTCGTACGACGACCTCAAGGACGCCGATCTCATCATCGAAGCCGTGTTTGAAGAACTCGGCGTGAAGGAGCAGGTATTCAAGCGCCTCGACGAAGTCGCGAAGCCGGGTGCGATCCTCGCGTCGAACACGTCGACGCTCGACCTGAACAGGATCGCCGCTTTCACGAAGCGCCCGCAAGATGTGGTCGGCATGCACTTCTTCAGTCCGGCCAACGTGATGAAGCTGCTCGAAGTGGTGCGCGGCAAGGACACGGCGAAAGACGTGCTCGCCACCGTGATGAAGCTCGCGAAAAAGATCAAGAAGACGGCCGTGGTGTCGGGCGTCTGCGATGGCTTCATCGGCAACCGGATGATCGAGCAGTACATCCGCCAGGCGCTCTTCATGCTCGAAGAAGGCGCGCTGCCCGCGCAGGTCGACAAGGCCATTGAAAAATTCGGCTTCGCGATGGGCCCGTTCCGCATGAGCGATCTCGCGGGTAACGATATCGGCTGGGCAATCCGCAAGCGGCGTTATCAGGAGCACCCGGACATGCATTACTCGAAGATCGCCGATCGCCTGTGCGAGACGGGGCGCTTCGGGCAAAAAACGGGCGGCGGCTGGTACGACTACAAGGCGGGCGACCGCAATGCGTATCCGTCGAAGCAGATCGACGAGATGATCGTCGCGTATTCGAAGGAACTCGGCGTCGAACGGCGCAAGCTCTCCGACGACGAGATCGTCGAGCGTCTGGTGTTCGCGCTCGTCAACGAGGGCGCGAAGATTCTCGACGAGGGCATCGCGTCGAAGCCGTCGGATATCGACATGGTCTATCTGACGGGCTACGGCTTTCCGCTCTGGCGCGGCGGCCCGATGCTGTATGCGGATACCGTCGGCTTCTACAACGTCGAGCGCGCGATCCGCCGTTATGCGGCCCAACCGAACGGCGACGCCTGGCAGATTGCTGCGGGCATCGTCGAGCGGGCGGCGCAGGGGCGCGGCTTCAATAGCTGA
- a CDS encoding 3-(methylthio)propionyl-CoA ligase yields the protein MTTPLYGQMMDVPLTVSSLLAHASRHFGTTEIVSKRIEGDVHRYTYRDCERRAKQLAQALMALGVEAGDRIGTLAWNGYRHLETYYGTTGFGAVCHTINPRLFPDQIAYIVNHADDRYVLFDITFAALVDVLAPQCPNVRGWIAMTDEAHMPRMSTAASSYEALLAQHDGAFDWPELDERCASNLCYTSGTTGNPKGALYSHRSTVLHAFGASLPDAMGLSARDSVLPVVPMFHVNAWGIPHAAPLTGAKLVFPGKDLDGKSLYELMEAERVTYSAGVPTVWLGLLNHLREAGVKFSTLQRTVIGGSACPPAMLKMFQEVYGVEVIHAWGMTEMSPLGTLAKLTWEQSQRSPDEQRKLREKQGHVMYGVDMKIVGDDGRDLPWDGVAFGDLHVRGPWVIDRYFRSDASPLVDGWFPTGDVATIDKDSFLNITDRSKDVIKSGGEWISSIDVENVAIAHPAVAEAACIACSHPKWTERPLLVVVKRPDADLTRDDMLAFYEGKVAKWWIPDDVVFVDELPHTATGKLQKLKLRERFRDHVLPSALDIENCPFDEKEGHALRHVKTDLS from the coding sequence ATGACGACGCCGCTCTATGGACAGATGATGGACGTGCCGCTGACGGTTTCCTCGCTGCTGGCCCATGCGTCACGCCACTTCGGCACGACCGAGATCGTATCGAAGCGCATCGAAGGCGACGTGCATCGCTACACGTACCGCGATTGCGAGCGGCGCGCGAAGCAGCTCGCGCAGGCGCTGATGGCGCTCGGCGTCGAAGCGGGCGACCGGATCGGCACGCTCGCCTGGAACGGCTACCGGCATCTGGAAACCTACTACGGCACGACGGGCTTCGGCGCCGTGTGCCACACGATCAATCCGCGCCTCTTTCCCGATCAGATCGCCTATATCGTCAATCACGCCGACGACCGCTACGTGCTGTTCGACATCACGTTCGCCGCGCTCGTCGATGTGCTTGCGCCGCAGTGTCCAAACGTGCGCGGCTGGATCGCGATGACGGACGAAGCGCACATGCCGCGCATGTCGACGGCCGCGTCGAGCTATGAAGCGCTGCTCGCGCAGCACGACGGCGCATTCGACTGGCCGGAACTCGACGAACGTTGCGCATCCAACCTTTGCTACACATCGGGGACGACGGGTAATCCGAAGGGCGCGCTGTACTCGCATCGCTCGACCGTGCTGCATGCGTTCGGCGCGTCGCTGCCCGATGCGATGGGCCTGTCCGCACGAGATTCCGTGCTGCCCGTCGTGCCGATGTTCCATGTGAACGCATGGGGCATTCCGCACGCCGCGCCGCTGACGGGTGCGAAGCTGGTGTTTCCGGGCAAGGATCTCGACGGCAAGTCGCTGTATGAGTTGATGGAGGCGGAGCGCGTCACGTATTCGGCGGGCGTGCCGACCGTGTGGCTCGGCTTGCTGAACCACTTGCGCGAAGCCGGCGTGAAGTTTTCGACGCTGCAGCGCACGGTGATCGGCGGTTCCGCATGTCCGCCTGCGATGCTCAAGATGTTCCAGGAAGTCTATGGCGTCGAGGTGATTCACGCGTGGGGCATGACGGAGATGTCGCCGCTCGGCACGCTTGCGAAGCTCACATGGGAGCAGTCGCAGCGCTCGCCCGACGAGCAGCGCAAGCTGCGCGAAAAGCAGGGCCACGTGATGTACGGCGTCGATATGAAGATCGTCGGCGACGACGGGCGCGACCTGCCGTGGGACGGCGTCGCGTTCGGCGATCTGCACGTGCGGGGGCCGTGGGTGATTGACCGGTACTTCCGCAGCGATGCGTCGCCGCTCGTCGACGGCTGGTTTCCGACGGGCGACGTGGCGACGATCGACAAGGACAGCTTCCTGAACATCACCGACCGCAGCAAGGACGTGATCAAGTCGGGCGGCGAGTGGATCAGTTCGATCGACGTCGAGAACGTCGCGATTGCGCATCCCGCCGTCGCGGAAGCGGCGTGCATCGCGTGCTCGCATCCTAAGTGGACAGAGCGGCCGCTGCTGGTCGTCGTGAAACGTCCGGACGCCGACCTGACGCGCGACGACATGCTGGCGTTCTACGAAGGCAAAGTCGCGAAATGGTGGATTCCCGACGACGTCGTATTCGTCGACGAACTGCCGCATACGGCAACGGGCAAATTGCAAAAGCTCAAGCTGCGCGAGCGCTTCCGCGACCACGTGCTGCCGTCGGCGCTCGACATCGAGAACTGCCCGTTCGACGAGAAAGAAGGGCACGCCCTACGGCACGTGAAAACCGATCTGTCGTAG
- a CDS encoding protein adenylyltransferase SelO: MSFSPCNAGLSGSMSTAAGAIDNQREGSFAALGNVFLTRLPAAPLPAPYVVGFAPDVAAMLGFDASLASAPGFAEFFSGNTTRDWPAASLPYASVYSGHQFGVWAGQLGDGRALTLGEVEHGGKRFELQLKGAGRTPYSRMGDGRAVLRSSIREYLCSEAMHHLGIPTTRALCVTGSDQPVRREEMETAAVVTRVSPSFVRFGHFEHFYANDRVDALRALADHVIDRFYPACRGADDPYLALLNEAVLSTADLIAQWQAVGFCHGVMNTDNMSILGLTIDYGPFGFMDGFDANHICNHSDSQGRYAYRMQPQIAYWNLFCLAQGLLPLFGERYDDAQRSERAVQDAQRVLEGFKPRFAPALEARMRAKLGLETQREGDDVLANQLFEIMHANRADFTLTFRNLSKLSKHDASGDTSVRDLFLDRAAFDAWATGYRARLSHETRDDAARAEAMNRVNPKYVLRNHLAEAAIRKAKEKDFSEVERLATVLRRPFDEQPDHEAYAGLPPDWASSLEVSCSS; this comes from the coding sequence ATGTCGTTTTCCCCATGCAATGCAGGGTTATCGGGTTCCATGTCGACGGCCGCAGGCGCCATCGACAACCAGCGCGAAGGCAGCTTCGCCGCGCTCGGGAACGTCTTTCTGACACGTCTGCCAGCGGCGCCGTTGCCGGCGCCGTATGTCGTCGGCTTCGCGCCAGATGTCGCGGCGATGCTCGGCTTCGATGCGTCGCTGGCGAGCGCGCCGGGTTTCGCCGAGTTTTTTTCGGGCAATACCACGCGTGACTGGCCGGCGGCCTCGTTGCCGTATGCGTCGGTCTATTCGGGACATCAGTTCGGCGTGTGGGCGGGCCAACTGGGTGACGGACGCGCGCTGACGCTCGGCGAAGTCGAGCACGGCGGCAAACGCTTCGAGCTTCAGCTGAAAGGCGCCGGGCGCACACCTTATTCACGCATGGGCGACGGACGCGCGGTGCTGCGCTCGTCGATCCGCGAATATCTGTGCTCGGAGGCGATGCATCACCTCGGCATTCCGACCACGCGCGCGCTCTGCGTGACAGGCTCCGATCAGCCCGTGCGCCGCGAAGAAATGGAAACGGCCGCCGTCGTCACGCGCGTGTCGCCAAGCTTCGTGCGCTTCGGGCACTTCGAGCATTTCTACGCGAACGATCGTGTCGATGCGCTGCGCGCGCTGGCCGATCATGTGATCGACCGCTTTTACCCGGCATGCCGCGGCGCCGATGACCCCTACCTCGCCTTGCTGAACGAAGCCGTGCTGTCGACGGCCGATCTGATCGCGCAATGGCAGGCGGTCGGTTTTTGTCACGGCGTGATGAACACGGACAACATGTCGATTCTCGGCCTGACGATCGACTACGGTCCATTCGGCTTCATGGATGGCTTCGACGCGAACCACATCTGCAATCACTCGGACTCGCAAGGGCGTTACGCGTACCGGATGCAGCCGCAGATCGCGTACTGGAACCTGTTCTGTCTCGCGCAAGGTTTGCTGCCCCTGTTCGGCGAACGTTACGACGATGCGCAGCGCAGCGAGCGCGCGGTGCAGGATGCGCAGCGCGTGCTCGAAGGCTTCAAGCCGCGCTTTGCGCCCGCGCTCGAAGCGCGCATGCGCGCCAAACTGGGCCTCGAAACGCAACGCGAAGGCGACGACGTGCTCGCGAACCAGCTGTTCGAGATCATGCACGCGAACCGCGCGGACTTTACGCTGACGTTCCGCAATCTGTCGAAACTGTCGAAGCACGACGCGAGCGGCGATACGAGCGTGCGCGACCTGTTTCTCGATCGCGCCGCGTTCGACGCCTGGGCGACCGGCTATCGCGCGCGGCTGTCGCACGAAACCCGCGACGACGCCGCGCGCGCCGAAGCGATGAACCGCGTGAATCCGAAATACGTGCTGCGCAATCACCTGGCCGAGGCCGCGATCCGCAAGGCGAAAGAAAAGGATTTCTCCGAGGTCGAGCGCCTCGCCACCGTGCTGCGCCGTCCGTTCGACGAGCAACCCGACCATGAAGCCTATGCGGGACTGCCGCCCGACTGGGCGTCGTCGCTGGAAGTGAGCTGTTCGTCGTGA
- a CDS encoding septation protein A — MKFLFDLFPIILFFVAYKVWGIFTATAVAIAATLVQIAWVAFRHRKVDPMLWVSLGVVTVFGGATLVLHNDTFIKWKPTVLYWAFSVALVVSALAFNKNLIEAMMGKQIQLPHRIWGQLNYVWAIFFVLLGILNLFVAFNFSTDAWVNFKLFGATGCLVVFIVGQSLWLSKYMKEE, encoded by the coding sequence ATGAAATTCCTGTTCGATCTGTTCCCGATCATCCTGTTCTTCGTCGCGTACAAGGTGTGGGGCATTTTCACGGCGACGGCTGTCGCGATCGCCGCCACGCTGGTGCAGATTGCGTGGGTCGCGTTCCGGCACCGCAAGGTCGACCCGATGCTGTGGGTGAGCCTCGGCGTCGTCACCGTGTTCGGCGGCGCGACGCTCGTGCTGCACAACGACACCTTCATCAAATGGAAGCCGACCGTGCTGTACTGGGCATTTTCGGTGGCGCTGGTGGTGTCCGCGCTGGCGTTCAACAAGAATCTGATCGAAGCGATGATGGGCAAGCAGATCCAGTTGCCGCATCGCATCTGGGGCCAGTTGAACTACGTGTGGGCGATCTTTTTCGTGCTGCTCGGCATTCTGAATCTGTTCGTCGCGTTCAATTTTTCGACCGATGCGTGGGTCAACTTCAAGCTGTTCGGCGCGACGGGGTGCCTCGTCGTGTTTATCGTCGGGCAGAGTTTGTGGCTGTCGAAGTATATGAAGGAAGAGTGA
- a CDS encoding BolA family protein yields MSDDVFLQASPAERIALIEARITSALAPVDSITVRDDSALHAGHAGASAGGHYAVTIVAAAFAGKARVARHRMVYDALADAMQRGIHALAITAYTPEEFNLLSR; encoded by the coding sequence ATGAGCGACGACGTTTTCCTGCAGGCCAGTCCTGCCGAGCGCATCGCGCTGATCGAAGCGCGCATTACATCGGCGCTCGCGCCTGTCGACTCGATCACCGTGCGCGACGACAGTGCGCTGCATGCGGGTCATGCGGGCGCGTCGGCGGGCGGTCACTATGCGGTGACGATCGTGGCTGCCGCCTTTGCCGGCAAGGCTCGCGTGGCGCGGCACCGCATGGTGTATGATGCGCTGGCCGATGCCATGCAGCGCGGCATTCACGCTCTCGCCATCACGGCTTATACGCCAGAAGAATTCAATTTGCTGTCCCGTTAG
- a CDS encoding peptidylprolyl isomerase translates to MTLKNTRYWVLLAACAAAPAFAQNIAVVNGTPIPKSRADALVAQLVQQGQQDSPKLQQAVREELVNREILMQEAIREGIPSKPDVKAQVAVAQQTVVLRALIENFVKQNQPTDAEVKAKYDELVKQIGGKEYHLHHILVDNEQQAKDLIAKIKAGASFEDLAKQFSKDPGSGKNGGDLDWSDPKAYVPEFAAAAEKLQKGQMTDAPVHTQFGWHIIRVDDVRQTPPPPFEQVKAQIAQQMQQEKLQAFEEDLRSKAKVQ, encoded by the coding sequence ATGACCTTGAAAAACACCCGCTACTGGGTCTTGCTGGCTGCATGTGCGGCCGCTCCTGCATTTGCACAGAACATCGCCGTGGTGAACGGCACGCCGATTCCGAAGTCGCGCGCCGATGCGCTGGTCGCGCAACTCGTGCAGCAGGGTCAACAGGATTCGCCGAAGCTGCAACAGGCCGTTCGTGAAGAACTGGTGAACCGCGAGATCCTGATGCAGGAAGCGATCCGCGAAGGCATTCCGTCGAAGCCCGACGTCAAGGCGCAGGTGGCGGTTGCGCAGCAGACGGTGGTGTTGCGTGCGTTGATCGAAAACTTCGTGAAGCAGAACCAGCCGACGGATGCCGAAGTGAAGGCGAAGTACGACGAACTGGTCAAGCAGATTGGCGGCAAGGAGTATCACCTGCATCACATCCTCGTCGACAACGAGCAGCAGGCGAAGGATCTGATCGCGAAGATCAAGGCTGGCGCGAGCTTCGAAGATCTTGCGAAGCAGTTCTCGAAGGACCCGGGATCGGGCAAGAATGGTGGTGACCTGGACTGGTCGGATCCTAAGGCTTATGTGCCTGAGTTTGCCGCTGCTGCGGAGAAGCTGCAGAAAGGACAGATGACGGATGCGCCGGTGCATACGCAGTTTGGCTGGCATATCATTCGCGTCGATGATGTGCGGCAGACGCCGCCGCCGCCGTTCGAGCAGGTGAAGGCTCAAATTGCGCAGCAGATGCAGCAGGAGAAACTGCAGGCGTTTGAGGAGGACCTTCGGTCCAAGGCTAAAGTGCAGTAA